The following proteins are encoded in a genomic region of Phragmites australis chromosome 9, lpPhrAust1.1, whole genome shotgun sequence:
- the LOC133928344 gene encoding uncharacterized protein LOC133928344, translating to MAELASGAVTSLLGVIRNETRLLGGVRDDVQFIKEEMESMNSFLLHLARTVPPRGEHDEQVRTWMNQVRLLAQDSNNCIDHYLYRGNPDIHRARGGLRRFVWWLPWFLRKMIAQHRAAVQLAVLKDRARDVGERRLRYGVEVPAKAAGQSLPGAGPTAAAPAAAGGEAAGDDEDEDGDDQLVVATATHHSGPRGALFGLRVLEVDYFNEKLADWIQGAEQANTGRPGSTMPSIAIVAPDADDARALANESLAVAKSTHFQRSVLVDIPAVHLDFVPLDPEDILCYIWRELELELHQLQLAKSQSQQEGTNQGEREEQHVHWRSKTKWDIDDERWEAIQEIHRNIGGMKFYDNFEKIESEVRQMKRGQLQLNAEREREVRQKVAEKPLGVLLLLLSYSSAAAAADEQDQVRKEAMPKLAALYDDIIKETANKLKQLMEVEEAAGANQPRPIRLDNQDQYERILSDVFPKTSDSKPQEQDRSAANEEIKTTTLAEDQIKVMIRRAKQEILRELQEDKSDKEQATGKPGGLVQNPEAVIEEATAKIETIEDQIPKAVIEDTIEKIKQIQWKIEELMEKKGIVDKIKDHLEDARILIILKTDEDYELGWEETRNALSLLGCVAGAVIVTASKNTQQAKEYCNPLREPLDCSLVGFYHDIVLTLTGHQMHEDISQIFRGILDECKPHEFCMKIFAHALYAHPKMSKEELRKLHSTLQAFPKKNSTLKVSSPKSLGSIAKKMLKFSYNHLPKEYKSCLLYLAIFPRGHKIRRSTLIGRWVVEGLITTEDWRWSSSVRQANQCFDALIDRWLVYPADIGATGKAKSCTVGGLVHEFITKIAKKQRTVETRLSHHLARHFSIFNDLHLRASDTIDKFFTQRPRSSQVSQLKVLDLEGCRFFKKNRHSLKHICSKILLLKYLSLRRTDVTQLPNEINNLRELEVLDIRQTDIPAPETRNVMLLKLKRLLAGHIDGVSSVWIPEKIEKMVHMEVLSNVKPRNNQDLKDIRKLWQLRKLGVVIDDKNRHFWNLFRTISDLHECLQSLSITLPTTIFEGTPPIKEFPDNMRTRLKCSPKLLENLSISGTTERGALLQLLVKDGGGNQLKKVTLTRTRLNQNDLQVLANLPMLRCVRLQDIICTEGNLTFKKDEFQILKYLVVEGSNDLTEITFEIKAAPELEKIVLSMTGYLKSLSGVESLPKLEELELKKNSSRLLLFFDKAKQIGKVTLRNTFMCEGDLQILAKNPNMHCLELLDKSYNESKLTFKESDFPNLNILVVYCSTITNISFTRGSAPMLKKITWSFTNMESLSGIDKLLRLKELELIGDRIPNEVEEEIKKHEDRYYFKHRKPGNQDEATGNEEDDDARFPLLCWKRNKV from the exons ATGGCTGAGCTCGCGTCGGGCGCCGTGACCTCCTTGCTGGGAGTCATCCGGAACGAGACGCGGCTGCTGGGCGGCGTCCGGGACGACGTGCaattcatcaaggaggagatggagagcaTGAACAGCTTCCTGCTGCACTTGGCCCGGACGGTGCCCCCCCGCGGCGAGCACGACGAGCAGGTCCGCACGTGGATGAACCAGGTCCGGCTGCTCGCCCAGGACTCCAACAACTGCATCGACCACTACCTGTACCGCGGCAACCCCGACATCCACCGCGCCAGGGGCGGCCTCCGGCGCTTCGTCTGGTGGCTTCCCTGGTTCCTGCGGAAGATGATCGCGCAGCACCGCGCGGCCGTCCAGCTTGCAGTGCTCAAGGACCGGGCACGCGACGTCGGCGAGCGGCGGTTGAGATACGGCGTGGAGGTCCCGGCGAAGGCAGCAGGGCAGTCGCTTCCTGGGGCTGGGCCCACGGCGGCGGCACCTGCTGCAGCAGGCGGCGAAGCTGCAGGAGACGATGAAGACGAAGACGGTGACGATCAACTGGTGGTGGCAACGGCGACCCATCATTCTGGTCCAAGAGGAGCCCTTTTTGGGCTTCGCGTTCTGGAGGTCGACTACTTCAACGAGAAACTAGCCGACTGGATACAGGGTGCAGAGCAAGCCAACACCGGAAGGCCGGGATCAACAATGCCATCCATCGCCATTGTGGCACCGGATGCAGATGATGCCCGTGCTCTTGCGAATGAATCTTTGGCTGTGGCGAAGTCGACCCATTTCCAACGCAGTGTCTTGGTCGACATCCCGGCAGTGCACCTTGATTTCGTACCGCTAGATCCCGAGGACATTCTCTGCTACATCTGGCGGGAGCTCGAGCTCGAGCTCCACCAGCTCCAGCTTGCCAAATCCCAATCCCAGCAGGAAGGCACAAATCAAGGCGAGAGGGAGGAGCAGCATGTTCATTGGCGTAGCAAAACAAAATGGGATATTGACGACGAAAGATGGGAGGCGATTCAagaaatccatagaaatatcggAGGAATGAAGTTTTACGACAATTTTGAAAAGATCGAGAGTGAGGTTCGGCAAATGAAGCGCGGCCAGCTGCAGCTAAACGCGGAACGAGAGAGGGAGGTGCGACAAAAAGTCGCCGAAAAACCCTTAGGCGTACTCCTCCTGCTGCTGAGCTACTcatcagctgctgctgctgcggacGAACAAGACCAAGTAAGGAAGGAAGCCATGCCTAAATTAGCAGCATTGTACGACGACATCATCAAGGAAACAGCCAACAAGCTCAAACAACTTATGGAAGTAGAAGAAGCAGCAGGCGCAAACCAGCCGCGCCCGATTCGCCTCGACAACCAAGACCAATATGAACGCATCCTGAGTGATGTGTTCCCGAAGACCAGCGACAGCAAGCCCCAGGAGCAAGACAGATCGGCGGCCAACGAAGAAATTAAA ACTACTACATTGGCCGAGGATCAAATCAAAGTAATGATCCGCAGGGCTAAACAAGAAATCCTACGAGAGCTACAGGAAGACAAATCTGACAAGGAACAAGCGACAGGTAAACCGGGTGGTCTGGTTCAAAACCCGGAAGCTGTTATTGAAGAGGCGACGGCGAAGATTGAAACAATCGAGGATCAAATCCCGAAAGCGGTTATTGAAGATACCATAGAGAAGATCAAACAAATCCAATGGAAGATTGAAGAATTGATGGAGAAAAAAGGGATCGTTGACAAGATTAAAGATCATTTGGAAGATGCAAGGATCCTGATCATCCTCAAAACCGATGAGGACTATGAATTGGGATGGGAGGAGACCAGAAATGCTTTGAGCCTGTTGGGCTGCGTCGCTGGTGCAGTGATCGTGACCGCTTCAAAGAACACTCAACAGGCCAAAGAATATTGCAATCCACTGCGGGAGCCTTTGGACTGTTCTCTTGTTGGCTTCTACCATGATATTGTGCTCACGCTTACGGGCCACCAGATGCATGAAGACATTTCCCAGATTTTTCGCGGCATATTGGACGAGTGTAAGCCACATGAATTCTGCATGAAGATCTTCGCTCATGCTTTGTACGCCCACCCCAAGATGAGCAAAGAAGAGCTGCGCAAGCTGCACAGCACCCTGCAAGCATTTCCCAAAAAAAATAGCACCCTGAAGGTGTCTTCCCCAAAATCATTGGGCAGCATTGCTAAGAAGATGCTCAAGTTCTCCTACAACCACCTTCCTAAAGAATACAAGTCTTGCTTATTGTACCTAGCTATCTTCCCTCGAGGACACAAAATCAGGCGGTCAACCTTGATAGGACGATGGGTTGTAGAAGGACTGATAACTACGGAAGACTGGCGCTGGTCCAGTTCAGTGCGCCAAGCCAACCAATGTTTTGACGCACTCATCGACCGATGGCTTGTTTATCCTGCTGATATTGGTGCTACAGGAAAGGCCAAGAGCTGCACAGTGGGTGGTCTAGTTCATGAATTCATTACCAAGATCGCCAAGAAACAGCGCACAGTGGAGACACGCTTGTCACATCACTTGGCTCGCCACTTCTCCATTTTCAATGACCTCCATCTCCGTGCCTCTGATACAATCGATAAGTTCTTTACACAGAGGCCTAGATCATCCCAAGTGTCCCAGCTCAAGGTGCTAGATCTAGAAGGCTGTCgtttcttcaagaagaacagGCACTCCTTGAAGCACATCTGCAGCAAGATATTACTACTCAAGTATCTAAGCCTAAGAAGAACAGATGTTACCCAGCTGCCCAATGAAATCAACAACTTGCGTGAGCTGGAAGTATTGGATATCCGGCAGACCGATATACCAGCGCCTGAAACTAGAAATGTCATGCTCCTAAAGCTAAAGCGTCTGCTAGCTGGTCACATTGATGGGGTCTCCAGTGTCTGGATTCCTGAAAAGATCGAGAAAATGGTACACATGGAGGTACTGTCCAATGTCAAGCCACGGAATAATCAAGATTTGAAAGACATTAGAAAGTTATGGCAGCTTAGGAAGCTCGGTGTGGTTATTGATGACAAGAACCGTCACTTTTGGAATTTGTTTCGAACAATCAGTGACCTGCATGAGTGCCTCCAGTCTCTGTCAATCACTCTTCCTACAACCATATTCGAGGGCACTCCTCCCATCAAAGAGTTTCCAGATAATATGCGCACTCGCTTGAAATGCTCTCCCAAGCTTCTTGAGAACCTAAGCATCAGTGGAACCACAGAAAGGGGGGCTCTTCTTCAATTGTTGGTCAAAGATGGTGGTGGTAATCAACTTAAGAAGGTAACTCTAACTCGCACCAGACTGAACCAGAATGATCTGCAGGTCCTCGCCAACCTTCCCATGTTACGCTGTGTCAGGCTCCAAGACATTATATGCACCGAGGGAAACCTCACCTTTAAGAAGGATGAATTCCAAATTCTCAAATACTTGGTTGTTGAGGGATCCAACGACTTGACTGAAATCACTTTTGAAATTAAAGCAGCTCCTGAGCTTGAAAAGATTGTTTTGTCCATGACGGGCTACTTGAAATCTCTTTCTGGAGTCGAAAGCCTTCCAAAACTGGAGGAGCTCGAGTTGAAGAAGAATAGCAGCAGGTTGCTTTTATTCTTTGATAAGGCCAAACAAATAGGCAAGGTGACTCTTCGGAATACCTTTATGTGTGAAGGTGATCTACAAATCCTCGCTAAGAATCCAAACATGCACTGCCTAGAACTCTTGGACAAGTCTTACAACGAAAGCAAGC